The sequence CGCGCCGGCCCGTTTTCGAGGCGGCCGACCGCCTGAACCGCGAAATCAATGACCTGCGGGTCTCGTACATTTTCAACCGCAACATCAACTTCACGAACGCCTGCGAGGCGGCGTGCAGGTTCTGCGCGTACAGCGTCCGGCCGGGGGATGCCGAGGCGTTCGTCATGACGCCCGAGGAAGTGGTCCGCCTGGCCGGGACGCCGCCGGGGCTGGACGAGGTCTGCATGGTGGGCGGCCTCAATCCGGCGGTGACGTTCGACTATATCCTGGACCTTTTCGCGGCGGTGCATGAGGCGCACCCGCGGATTCACATCCACGCCCTCAGCCCGATGGAGGTGGACTACTACGCGGGGCGGGCGGGCCTGGGGATCCGCGAGGCGTTCGAGAAACTCGTCGAAGCCGGTTACGGCAGCCTCTGCGGGACGGCGGCGGAAATCCTCGTGGACGAAGTGCGGGAGGCCATCTGCCCGGAGAAACTCTCGACAGCCCGGTGGCTCGAAGTCGTGCGGACGGCCCACGCGATGGGCCTGCGGAGCACGTCGACGATCCTTTTCGGCCACATCGAGCGGCCGGAGCACGTGGCCAGGCACCTGCGACTGCTGCGGGATTTGCAGGCCGAGACGGGCGGCTTTACGGAATACATCCCCCTGGTTTTCGTCCCGTATAATACGCCGCTGGGGCGGGCCCGCGGCATCAAGGAGATGATCCCGAAGGAGGACGTTTTCCTGCATTACGCGGTGGCGCGGCTGTTTTTCGGTC is a genomic window of Planctomycetota bacterium containing:
- the cofH gene encoding 5-amino-6-(D-ribitylamino)uracil--L-tyrosine 4-hydroxyphenyl transferase CofH, whose amino-acid sequence is MDLQATLKKPFDLGPNPNGAGGAGAPGLLTEEEATALLCLPRRARRPVFEAADRLNREINDLRVSYIFNRNINFTNACEAACRFCAYSVRPGDAEAFVMTPEEVVRLAGTPPGLDEVCMVGGLNPAVTFDYILDLFAAVHEAHPRIHIHALSPMEVDYYAGRAGLGIREAFEKLVEAGYGSLCGTAAEILVDEVREAICPEKLSTARWLEVVRTAHAMGLRSTSTILFGHIERPEHVARHLRLLRDLQAETGGFTEYIPLVFVPYNTPLGRARGIKEMIPKEDVFLHYAVARLFFGRLIRNVQSSWCKLGLDAATEAFSYGVNDLGGTLLAENITRSAGGRYGQSLTLSEMADAIRRAGRTPVRRDTLYHYLDTAIQTR